A DNA window from Camelina sativa cultivar DH55 chromosome 17, Cs, whole genome shotgun sequence contains the following coding sequences:
- the LOC104754533 gene encoding pre-mRNA-processing factor 39-like isoform X1, with the protein MGDSEAMVAEGYTSASYGDYNASATTVESTGKETAPNVDPSHSVNGTAHGVGLTAPAENGVVTDNVAVTAPASELGDNPGSALSPEEERLWNIVKANSLEFNAWTALIDETERIAQDNIAKIRKVYDAFLAEFPLCYGYWKKYADHEARVGAMDKVVEVYERAVQGVTYSVDIWLHYCTFAINTYGDPDTIRRLFERALVYVGTDFLSSPLWDKYIEYEYMQQDWSRVAMIYTRILENPIQNLDRYFSSFKELAETRPLSELRSAEESAAAAACVDASESAPSASGGKADEGQSQADGSTDQSPKLESAGSVDPEELKKYVGIREAIYTKAKEFESKIIGFEMAIRRPYFHVRPLNVAELENWHNYLNFIEKDGDFNKVVKLYERCVVACANYPEYWIRYVLNMKENGSTDLADNALARATQVFVKKQPEIHLLAARLKEENGDIAGARAVYQLMHSEISPGLLEAVNEHAYMERRLGNLDDAFTLYEQVIAVEKGKEHSPILPFLYAQYARFSYLVAGDAEKARRIVAEALDHLQPSKPLLESLIHLESILLPPRKIDYLEPLVEKFIKPDADTQNTASSTEREELLLTYIEFLGLFGDAKPTNKAKDLHAKLFLSQRSTSELRKRSADDFLSSDRTKMAKTYNGTPPAQPVSNAYPNSQTQWSGGYAAQPQTWPPTQAAPAQPQQWNPAYGQQAAYGAYGGYPAGYTAPPAPTPVPQAAAAYGAYPAQTYPTQSYAPPAAPVVAPVQQPAAAAAAPQAYYNTYY; encoded by the exons ATGGGAGACAGCGAGGCCATGGTTGCTGAAGGATATACTTCTGCTTCATATGGAGATTATAATGCTTCTGCTACGACTGTGGAATCCACTGGGAAAGAGACTGCACCTAATGTTGATCCATCACACTCGGTCAATGGGACTGCCCATGGAGTTGGTCTTACTGCTCCTGCTGAGAATGGAGTTGTAACAGATAACGTGGCTGTAACAGCTCCAGCATCGGAGCTTGGAGACAATCCTg GCTCTGCTCTCTCACCAGAAGAGGAGCGCTTATGGAATATCGTAAAGGCTAATTCCTTAGAGTTCAATGCTTGGACTGCCCTGATTGATGAGACGGAGAGGATAGCTCAG GACAATATAGCAAAAATCCGGAAGGTGTATGATGCTTTCCTAGCTGAATTCCCTTTGTGTTATGGCTATTGGAAAAAGTATGCGGATCATGAGGCTCGAGTGGGGGCAATGGACAAGGTCGTGGAGGTTTATGAAAGAGCAGTGCAGGGAGTGACATATTCTGTGGACATCTGGTTGCATTATTGCACTTTTGCCATCAACACATACGGAGATCCAGACACAATCAGAAG GCTTTTTGAACGAGCTTTGGTTTACGTTGGGACTGATTTCCTTTCCTCTCCATTGTGGGACAAATACATCGAGTACGAGTACATGCAGCAGGACTGGAGCCGAGTTGCCATGATTTACACCAGAATATTGGAGAATCCAATTCAAAATCTTGATAGATATTTCAGCAG CTTTAAGGAACTAGCTGAGACACGGCCTCTGTCGGAACTAAGGAGTGCTGAGGAATCTGCTGCAGCTGCTGCTTGTGTTGATGCTTCTGAGAGTGCACCATCTGCGTCTGGTGGAAAGGCAGATGAAGGTCAATCTCAGGCTGATGGTTCCACCGATCAATCCCCTAAACTGGAAAGTGCTGGTTCAGTTGATCCTGAGGAGTTGAAGAAATACGTTGGCATCAGAGAAGCCATATATACAAAAGCCAAAGAGTTTGAATCCAAAATCATTGGTTTTGAAATGGCTATAAGGAGGCCCTATTTCCATGTGCGGCCTCTCAATGTCGCTGAGCTGGAGAATTGGCACAATTATCTGAATTTCATAGAAAAGGATGGAGACTTCAATAAG GTCGTCAAGCTGTATGAAAGATGTGTGGTTGCCTGTGCAAATTACCCAGAATACTGGATCCGATATGTATtaaacatgaaagaaaatggAAGTACCGACCTTGCCGACAATGCCCTTGCTCGAGCAACTCAAGTCTTTGTCAAG AAACAACCAGAGATTCACCTTTTGGCTGCTCGACTGAAAGAGGAGAATGGGGATATAGCTGGTGCGAGAGCTGTATACCAGTTAATGCACTCTGAAATTTCTCCCGGACTTCTTGAAGCAGTAAACGAACATGCTTACATGGAACGCCGACTA GGTAATCTGGATGATGCTTTCACTTTGTATGAGCAAGTAATTGCTGTTGAAAAGGGGAAAGAACATTCCCCAATACTGCCATTTCTGTATGCTCAGTATGCACGGTTTTCATACTTG GTTGCCGGGGATGCTGAGAAAGCTAGGAGGATTGTAGCCGAAGCACTTGACCATTTACAACCGTCAAAACCTCTCTTGGAATCACTGATTCATTTAGAATCGATCCTGCTACCACCAAGAAAGATTGATTACCTTGAGCCGCTTGTCGAAAAATTTATCAAGCCAGATGCTGATACCCAGAACACTGCGAGTTCCACTGAGAGGGAAGAGCTATTGTTAACATATATAGAG TTCTTGGGTCTTTTTGGAGATGCGAAGCCCACTAATAAAGCGAAAGATCTGCATGCAAAACTTTTTTTATCTCAACGGAGCACATCAGAGCTGAGAAAGCGCAGCGCAGATGATTTTCTCTCGTCAGATAGGACGAAAATGGCGAAAACTTACAATGGCACTCCACCTGCCCAGCCAGTATCCAATGCATATCCAAATTCTCAGACTCAATGGTCTGGTGGTTATGCGGCGCAGCCTCAGACTTGGCCACCAACACAAGCAGCTCCTGCTCAACCGCAACAATGGAACCCTGCTTACGGTCAACAG GCTGCTTATGGTGCATATGGGGGATATCCCGCCGGCTACACAGCTCCACCAGCACCAACACCTGTGCCACAGGCTGCTGCTGCTTATGGTGCATATCCTGCTCAG ACATACCCGACACAGAGCTATGCTCCTCCAGCAGCACCAGTGGTTGCGCCGGTGCAGCaacctgctgctgctgctgctgctccgCAAGCTTACTACAACACGTACTACTGA
- the LOC104754533 gene encoding pre-mRNA-processing factor 39-like isoform X3 → MGDSEAMVAEGYTSASYGDYNASATTVESTGKETAPNVDPSHSVNGTAHGVGLTAPAENGVVTDNVAVTAPASELGDNPGSALSPEEERLWNIVKANSLEFNAWTALIDETERIAQDNIAKIRKVYDAFLAEFPLCYGYWKKYADHEARVGAMDKVVEVYERAVQGVTYSVDIWLHYCTFAINTYGDPDTIRRLFERALVYVGTDFLSSPLWDKYIEYEYMQQDWSRVAMIYTRILENPIQNLDRYFSSFKELAETRPLSELRSAEESAAAAACVDASESAPSASGGKADEGQSQADGSTDQSPKLESAGSVDPEELKKYVGIREAIYTKAKEFESKIIGFEMAIRRPYFHVRPLNVAELENWHNYLNFIEKDGDFNKSSSIWCIICLIGFPLDQTSFKWELTETKAWGSICSNVINAGVFLTICLSGKEGPSVVKLYERCVVACANYPEYWIRYVLNMKENGSTDLADNALARATQVFVKKQPEIHLLAARLKEENGDIAGARAVYQLMHSEISPGLLEAVNEHAYMERRLGNLDDAFTLYEQVIAVEKGKEHSPILPFLYAQYARFSYLVAGDAEKARRIVAEALDHLQPSKPLLESLIHLESILLPPRKIDYLEPLVEKFIKPDADTQNTASSTEREELLLTYIEFLGLFGDAKPTNKAKDLHAKLFLSQRSTSELRKRSADDFLSSDRTKMAKTYNGTPPAQPVSNAYPNSQTQWSGGYAAQPQTWPPTQAAPAQPQQWNPAYGQQAAYGAYGGYPAGYTAPPAPTPVPQAAAAYGAYPAQTYPTQSYAPPAAPVVAPVQQPAAAAAAPQAYYNTYY, encoded by the exons ATGGGAGACAGCGAGGCCATGGTTGCTGAAGGATATACTTCTGCTTCATATGGAGATTATAATGCTTCTGCTACGACTGTGGAATCCACTGGGAAAGAGACTGCACCTAATGTTGATCCATCACACTCGGTCAATGGGACTGCCCATGGAGTTGGTCTTACTGCTCCTGCTGAGAATGGAGTTGTAACAGATAACGTGGCTGTAACAGCTCCAGCATCGGAGCTTGGAGACAATCCTg GCTCTGCTCTCTCACCAGAAGAGGAGCGCTTATGGAATATCGTAAAGGCTAATTCCTTAGAGTTCAATGCTTGGACTGCCCTGATTGATGAGACGGAGAGGATAGCTCAG GACAATATAGCAAAAATCCGGAAGGTGTATGATGCTTTCCTAGCTGAATTCCCTTTGTGTTATGGCTATTGGAAAAAGTATGCGGATCATGAGGCTCGAGTGGGGGCAATGGACAAGGTCGTGGAGGTTTATGAAAGAGCAGTGCAGGGAGTGACATATTCTGTGGACATCTGGTTGCATTATTGCACTTTTGCCATCAACACATACGGAGATCCAGACACAATCAGAAG GCTTTTTGAACGAGCTTTGGTTTACGTTGGGACTGATTTCCTTTCCTCTCCATTGTGGGACAAATACATCGAGTACGAGTACATGCAGCAGGACTGGAGCCGAGTTGCCATGATTTACACCAGAATATTGGAGAATCCAATTCAAAATCTTGATAGATATTTCAGCAG CTTTAAGGAACTAGCTGAGACACGGCCTCTGTCGGAACTAAGGAGTGCTGAGGAATCTGCTGCAGCTGCTGCTTGTGTTGATGCTTCTGAGAGTGCACCATCTGCGTCTGGTGGAAAGGCAGATGAAGGTCAATCTCAGGCTGATGGTTCCACCGATCAATCCCCTAAACTGGAAAGTGCTGGTTCAGTTGATCCTGAGGAGTTGAAGAAATACGTTGGCATCAGAGAAGCCATATATACAAAAGCCAAAGAGTTTGAATCCAAAATCATTGGTTTTGAAATGGCTATAAGGAGGCCCTATTTCCATGTGCGGCCTCTCAATGTCGCTGAGCTGGAGAATTGGCACAATTATCTGAATTTCATAGAAAAGGATGGAGACTTCAATAAG TCAAGTAGTATCTGGTGCATCATATGCTTGATTGGGTTTCCATTGGATCAAACAAGTTTTAAATGGGAATTAACTGAGACCAAAGCATGGGGCTCAATTTG TTCTAATGTTATTAATGCAGGTGTCTTCCTAACAATCTGTCTGTCAGGCAAGGAGGGTCCCTCT GTCGTCAAGCTGTATGAAAGATGTGTGGTTGCCTGTGCAAATTACCCAGAATACTGGATCCGATATGTATtaaacatgaaagaaaatggAAGTACCGACCTTGCCGACAATGCCCTTGCTCGAGCAACTCAAGTCTTTGTCAAG AAACAACCAGAGATTCACCTTTTGGCTGCTCGACTGAAAGAGGAGAATGGGGATATAGCTGGTGCGAGAGCTGTATACCAGTTAATGCACTCTGAAATTTCTCCCGGACTTCTTGAAGCAGTAAACGAACATGCTTACATGGAACGCCGACTA GGTAATCTGGATGATGCTTTCACTTTGTATGAGCAAGTAATTGCTGTTGAAAAGGGGAAAGAACATTCCCCAATACTGCCATTTCTGTATGCTCAGTATGCACGGTTTTCATACTTG GTTGCCGGGGATGCTGAGAAAGCTAGGAGGATTGTAGCCGAAGCACTTGACCATTTACAACCGTCAAAACCTCTCTTGGAATCACTGATTCATTTAGAATCGATCCTGCTACCACCAAGAAAGATTGATTACCTTGAGCCGCTTGTCGAAAAATTTATCAAGCCAGATGCTGATACCCAGAACACTGCGAGTTCCACTGAGAGGGAAGAGCTATTGTTAACATATATAGAG TTCTTGGGTCTTTTTGGAGATGCGAAGCCCACTAATAAAGCGAAAGATCTGCATGCAAAACTTTTTTTATCTCAACGGAGCACATCAGAGCTGAGAAAGCGCAGCGCAGATGATTTTCTCTCGTCAGATAGGACGAAAATGGCGAAAACTTACAATGGCACTCCACCTGCCCAGCCAGTATCCAATGCATATCCAAATTCTCAGACTCAATGGTCTGGTGGTTATGCGGCGCAGCCTCAGACTTGGCCACCAACACAAGCAGCTCCTGCTCAACCGCAACAATGGAACCCTGCTTACGGTCAACAG GCTGCTTATGGTGCATATGGGGGATATCCCGCCGGCTACACAGCTCCACCAGCACCAACACCTGTGCCACAGGCTGCTGCTGCTTATGGTGCATATCCTGCTCAG ACATACCCGACACAGAGCTATGCTCCTCCAGCAGCACCAGTGGTTGCGCCGGTGCAGCaacctgctgctgctgctgctgctccgCAAGCTTACTACAACACGTACTACTGA
- the LOC104754533 gene encoding pre-mRNA-processing factor 39-like isoform X2: MLLPGRLFERALVYVGTDFLSSPLWDKYIEYEYMQQDWSRVAMIYTRILENPIQNLDRYFSSFKELAETRPLSELRSAEESAAAAACVDASESAPSASGGKADEGQSQADGSTDQSPKLESAGSVDPEELKKYVGIREAIYTKAKEFESKIIGFEMAIRRPYFHVRPLNVAELENWHNYLNFIEKDGDFNKVVKLYERCVVACANYPEYWIRYVLNMKENGSTDLADNALARATQVFVKKQPEIHLLAARLKEENGDIAGARAVYQLMHSEISPGLLEAVNEHAYMERRLGNLDDAFTLYEQVIAVEKGKEHSPILPFLYAQYARFSYLVAGDAEKARRIVAEALDHLQPSKPLLESLIHLESILLPPRKIDYLEPLVEKFIKPDADTQNTASSTEREELLLTYIEFLGLFGDAKPTNKAKDLHAKLFLSQRSTSELRKRSADDFLSSDRTKMAKTYNGTPPAQPVSNAYPNSQTQWSGGYAAQPQTWPPTQAAPAQPQQWNPAYGQQAAYGAYGGYPAGYTAPPAPTPVPQAAAAYGAYPAQTYPTQSYAPPAAPVVAPVQQPAAAAAAPQAYYNTYY, encoded by the exons ATGCTTTTACCAGGAAG GCTTTTTGAACGAGCTTTGGTTTACGTTGGGACTGATTTCCTTTCCTCTCCATTGTGGGACAAATACATCGAGTACGAGTACATGCAGCAGGACTGGAGCCGAGTTGCCATGATTTACACCAGAATATTGGAGAATCCAATTCAAAATCTTGATAGATATTTCAGCAG CTTTAAGGAACTAGCTGAGACACGGCCTCTGTCGGAACTAAGGAGTGCTGAGGAATCTGCTGCAGCTGCTGCTTGTGTTGATGCTTCTGAGAGTGCACCATCTGCGTCTGGTGGAAAGGCAGATGAAGGTCAATCTCAGGCTGATGGTTCCACCGATCAATCCCCTAAACTGGAAAGTGCTGGTTCAGTTGATCCTGAGGAGTTGAAGAAATACGTTGGCATCAGAGAAGCCATATATACAAAAGCCAAAGAGTTTGAATCCAAAATCATTGGTTTTGAAATGGCTATAAGGAGGCCCTATTTCCATGTGCGGCCTCTCAATGTCGCTGAGCTGGAGAATTGGCACAATTATCTGAATTTCATAGAAAAGGATGGAGACTTCAATAAG GTCGTCAAGCTGTATGAAAGATGTGTGGTTGCCTGTGCAAATTACCCAGAATACTGGATCCGATATGTATtaaacatgaaagaaaatggAAGTACCGACCTTGCCGACAATGCCCTTGCTCGAGCAACTCAAGTCTTTGTCAAG AAACAACCAGAGATTCACCTTTTGGCTGCTCGACTGAAAGAGGAGAATGGGGATATAGCTGGTGCGAGAGCTGTATACCAGTTAATGCACTCTGAAATTTCTCCCGGACTTCTTGAAGCAGTAAACGAACATGCTTACATGGAACGCCGACTA GGTAATCTGGATGATGCTTTCACTTTGTATGAGCAAGTAATTGCTGTTGAAAAGGGGAAAGAACATTCCCCAATACTGCCATTTCTGTATGCTCAGTATGCACGGTTTTCATACTTG GTTGCCGGGGATGCTGAGAAAGCTAGGAGGATTGTAGCCGAAGCACTTGACCATTTACAACCGTCAAAACCTCTCTTGGAATCACTGATTCATTTAGAATCGATCCTGCTACCACCAAGAAAGATTGATTACCTTGAGCCGCTTGTCGAAAAATTTATCAAGCCAGATGCTGATACCCAGAACACTGCGAGTTCCACTGAGAGGGAAGAGCTATTGTTAACATATATAGAG TTCTTGGGTCTTTTTGGAGATGCGAAGCCCACTAATAAAGCGAAAGATCTGCATGCAAAACTTTTTTTATCTCAACGGAGCACATCAGAGCTGAGAAAGCGCAGCGCAGATGATTTTCTCTCGTCAGATAGGACGAAAATGGCGAAAACTTACAATGGCACTCCACCTGCCCAGCCAGTATCCAATGCATATCCAAATTCTCAGACTCAATGGTCTGGTGGTTATGCGGCGCAGCCTCAGACTTGGCCACCAACACAAGCAGCTCCTGCTCAACCGCAACAATGGAACCCTGCTTACGGTCAACAG GCTGCTTATGGTGCATATGGGGGATATCCCGCCGGCTACACAGCTCCACCAGCACCAACACCTGTGCCACAGGCTGCTGCTGCTTATGGTGCATATCCTGCTCAG ACATACCCGACACAGAGCTATGCTCCTCCAGCAGCACCAGTGGTTGCGCCGGTGCAGCaacctgctgctgctgctgctgctccgCAAGCTTACTACAACACGTACTACTGA
- the LOC104754534 gene encoding uncharacterized protein LOC104754534: protein MLGYKCLHWNNVTDLAPLKDPVTFSLPSPIPQWPPGQGFGSGTINLGKLEVIKITNFEFIWRYRSTEKNKSISFYKPKGLLPTNFHCLGHYCQSDSHPLRGYVLVARDLVDSLEQEEQKPALVEPVDFTLVWSSNDSAEEERINNTNGRGYFWLPQPPEGYRSIGFVVTKTSAKPELNVVRCVRSDLTDECETHNVIVTAVSEPLGVPLFIWSIRPSDRGMWGRGVSPGTFFCRTRLVAGREGLGIGIGIACLKNLDSGLHAMPNVDQIQALIQHYGPTLVFHPGEIYLPSSVSWFFKNGAVLCEKGNPIYQLIEENGSNLPPGGSNDKQFWIDLPCDDQQRDFVKLGNLESSKLYIHVKPALGGTFTDLVFWIFCPFNGPATLKLGLVDVSLISIGQHVCDWEHFTLRISNFSGELYSIYFSQHSGGEWIEAYDLEFIPGSNKAVVYSSKHGHASFPKAGTYLQGSTMLGVGIRNDTASSDLLVDSSSKYEIVAAEYLNRDGVVVAETPWLQYMREWGPKVVYDSREEIERLMTRFPRTVRVSLANVLRKLPVELSGEEGPTGPKEKNNWYGDERW, encoded by the exons ATGTTAGGTTACAAATGTCTCCATTGGAACAATGTCACAGATCTAGCGCCATTAAAAGACCCTGTAACCTTCTCCCTTCCGTCTCCCATTCCCCAATGGCCTCCAG GTCAAGGATTTGGCTCTGGAACAATCAATCTCGGCAAATTGGAAGTCATAaaaattacgaattttgaaTTCATATGGCGATACAGATCCACAGAGAAGAACAAGAGCATCTCCTTCTACAAACCAAAGGGGTTGTTGCCTACAAACTTCCATTGCTTAGGTCACTACTGTCAATCTGATTCTCATCCTTTGAGAGGTTATGTTCTTGTGGCTAGAGATTTAGTGGATTCATTAGAACAAGAGGAACAAAAGCCTGCGTTAGTGGAACCTGTTGATTTTACTCTTGTCTGGAGCTCGAATGATTCAGCAGAAGAAGAACGTATTAATAATACAAACGGACGCGGTTACTTCTGGTTACCGCAGCCTCCTGAAGGGTATAGATCGATTGGTTTTGTGGTTACAAAGACTTCCGCGAAACCAGAGCTGAATGTAGTTAGATGTGTTAGATCTGATCTTACTGATGAATGTGAAACCCACAATGTCATTGTCACTGCTGTTTCAGAACCTTTAGGTGTTCCTTTGTTTATATGGAGCATTCGGCCTTCGGACAGAGGAATGTGGGGCAGAGGTGTCTCTCCTGGTACTTTCTTCTGCAGAACTCGGCTTGTTGCTGGTAGAGAAGGTCTCGGTATTGGTATTGGTATTGCTTGTCTAAAGAATCTTGATTCGGGTTTACACGCTATGCCAAATGTTGATCAGATTCAAGCTTTGATTCAACACTATGGTCCTACACTAGTCTTCCACCCTGGTGAAATCTACTTACCTTCTTCTGTATCTTGGTTCTTCAAGAACGGTGCAGTTCTCTGCGAAAAGGGTAATCCGATCTATCAACTTATCGAAGAAAATGGCTCGAATTTGCCTCCAGGAGGAAGCAATGACAAACAGTTTTGGATTGATTTGCCGTGTGATGATCAACAAAGAGATTTCGTCAAGCTAGGAAACCTTGAAAGCTCGAAGCTTTACATTCACGTTAAGCCTGCTCTTGGAGGAACGTTCACGGATCTCGTCTTCTGGATCTTCTGTCCTTTTAATGGACCAGCGACGTTAAAACTAGGACTGGTCGATGTCTCATTGATCAGTATCGGACAACACGTCTGCGATTGGGAACATTTCACTCTACGAATCAGCAATTTCTCAGGTGAACTTTACTCAATCTACTTCTCTCAGCACAGTGGGGGCGAGTGGATCGAAGCTTACGACCTAGAGTTCATCCCGGGAAGCAACAAAGCAGTTGTATACTCGTCGAAACATGGTCACGCAAGCTTTCCCAAGGCTGGGACTTACCTACAGGGATCGACGATGCTTGGAGTTGGGATAAGGAACGACACTGCTAGTAGCGATCTCTTGGTTGATTCGAGCTCAAAGTATGAGATCGTTGCGGCAGAGTATCTAAACCGTGACGGTGTGGTGGTGGCAGAAACGCCGTGGCTGCAGTATATGAGAGAATGGGGACCAAAAGTTGTGTACGATTCAAGGGAGGAGATAGAGAGGTTGATGACTCGATTTCCGAGGACGGTTAGGGTTTCACTCGCCAACGTACTGAGAAAACTTCCAGTAGAATTGTCTGGCGAAGAAGGTCCGACGGGACCAAAGGAGAAGAACAACTGGTACGGCGATGAAAGATGGTGA
- the LOC104754535 gene encoding auxin-responsive protein IAA10-like, whose translation MNGFGDVCSSSGSVMIGEDDNAALSSEDSSCPDESVSETELDLALGLSIGLKGRRKVRSSLSSSSSSLTRESGTKRSADSSAAASNPTRQVAVGWPPLRTYRINSLVNQAKSLATEGALTSDIPKDTTKIGVVAAKKDDDSFIKSTRTASMLVKVTMDGVIIGRKVDLNALESYEALARTLEHMFFQIPSSVTGSNTQGCKKIKETQACKLLDGSSEYIITYQDKDGDWMLVGDVPWQMFLGSVKRLRIMKTSSETRVGAYDQ comes from the exons ATGAATGGTTTCGGAGATGTTTGTTCTTCAAGTGGGTCGGTGATGATCGGAGAAGACGACAACGCTGCACTGTCTTCAGAGGATTCGTCTTGCCCTGACGAGTCGGTGTCAGAGACAGAGCTCGACCTAGCTTTGGGTCTTAGCATTGGTCTGAAAGGTCGTCGGAAGGTTCGATCTTCTTTGTCgtcctcgtcttcttctctcacCAGAGAAAGTGGAACGAAACGCTCTGCTGATTCTTCTGCCGCTGCCTCAAACCCTACCAG ACAAGTTGCCGTAGGTTGGCCGCCTCTACGGACTTACAGAATTAACAGTTTGGTCAACCAAGCTAAGTCATTAGCTACTGAAGGTGCCTTGACTTCTGACATTCCAAAGGACACAACAAAAATTGGCGTGGTGGCTGCAAAGAAGGATGATGATTCCTTCATCAAATCTACCAGGACTGCTTCTATGCTTGTGAAGGTGACAATGGACGGAGTTATAATTGGAAGGAAGGTTGATCTCAATGCTCTGGAGTCTTACGAAGCCTTGGCGAGAACTTTGGAACATATGTTTTTCCAAATACCTTCTTCTGTAACAG GATCAAACACACAAGGATGCAAGAAAATCAAGGAAACACAAGCTTGTAAATTGCTGGATGGCTCATCAGAATATATCATAACGTATCAAGATAAAGACGGAGATTGGATGCTTGTAGGAGATGTTCCTTGGCA AATGTTCCTCGGGTCCGTGAAAAGACTCAGAATCATGAAGACATCAAGTGAAACCAGAGTTG GTGCATATGATCAATGA